In Bremerella cremea, the sequence CAGCTGATTCGCGACATCCAGGCAATACAAAAATCGGTTTACGCAAAGCAAGCGATTGCCAACCACAACCGGCGTGCTCATATCTGGCGTCAGCTTTTTGTTTTGCATAACCGGCGTCGGGTCGATCGTGCCGTCGGCTTGAAATTGATATAGCCGCGTCCCGTTGTTCTCTGTCGCGATTAGCAGCTTGCCATCGAGAATCAGTGGCGTGGGGACGTTGAAATCACCTTCAATCGGCGGTGTTAGGCTCCACAAACGTTTGCCGGTTGCGGCATCCCAGCCGCCAAGTGTGGTGACATCGTGCCCGACAATCTGCCATCGCCCGCCAAGTTGGCCAATGTTAAGCGAACCATAAGAAGGCGCCGCACCCGCCGTCTGCCACACGACCTCGCCCGTTTGCAAATCAAAAGCAACCAGCGAAGCTTCCTTGCCGCCTGCTTGAACAACCACCTTATCGCCCACGATCAAAGGGGAACCACAGTATCCCCACGGCATGTCGGCCTTCACGGCAAACATTGATTTCAGGTTGTGGTGCCATAGAATCTTGCCGGTCTCAAGCTGCACACAGTGCAAGTCCCCCATCGCGCCCAGAAAGATAACACGGTCAGCGACAATGCAGGGGGTCGCGCGGGGAGACTGGCCGTAGTCGAGGCCATCGACGGCCAGGTATTCGATCTTCCACAACGATTTGCCCGTTGCCGCATCCAGGCAATGAAACACGTCTTGGAAATCGCTGAAGTCGCGATGCCCCAGAATCACATACTTGTCATTGGCCGCGATGCCTCCCAAACCGCCGCTGGGAAGCAGTGTTTTCCAAATAAGCTGCGGCTTGGCTGGCAAGGCATCGGGCAACTGGGGGTAATGACCGTCGCGGTTCGGGCCGCGCCAGCCATTCCAAGCAGGCGACGCTTGGTCAGTTACTTTTTTTTTACCTCAGCCTCTTCCACCGGCAAAAACCCGACCAGCGTTTCCAACTGAGCACAAAGCTCGGGCTCGGTCGCGACCATCATCAGCGCGTCGCGCACCTTCTGTTGGTCGGCAGACGAAACATGATTGGTTGCGAACGCCGTGATAAAGGGAACCTCTTTGGTCTTACCAATCACGCGCAGGTCTCCCTTCTTGATCGTTCCACAACCTTCCAGCAGAGGCGCAGCGTAACTGGAGATAACCGCTGCTCCCTTGGTGGGGCCTTCCAGTTCCAAGATCTTGCAAGCGCCGTCGCTGCAAGCCTGGGAAATTTCCAGCTTCTTGGGAAGCTCGATGCCTGCTTTGGTCAGCAGATCGATCGCCGCCTCGTGCTTTTCTTGGGCGTCGATCGCGCCGAAGTAAATCTGGTACCCTTTCAAATCGGCCGGGCTCTGGGCTGCGTCGTCTTGCGGAACCACGATCATCCCAAACTGCATGGTGCCGCCTTCTTTGTCGGTTAACCGCCCGAGCGGTGTGACCGTCATCTTTTTCAATTTTGCGTCGTAACGCGCAACCGAGTCCTTGCCGATGATCAGGTCGACGGTGCCACCAGCGAGGTCTTCCTCTTTGAGCGTCTGCAACGATTCCGAAAAGAGCAAATGGACCGAGCGTCCTAGCTGTTTTTCTAAAAACGCTTCTAAGTGTTCGTACTTCCGCTGAGCGTAACCTTCCACACAGGGGCAGGAAAGGGGCGCGGCCAACGGGTCCATCACGACAAGAGTCAGCGGTTTTTCTTCGGCGGAAACGATCCCAGCCAAACCATTTAGCAGCAACAAAGCCGCGCAGAAAGTTACGCGGCGAAAGAATATTTGCATCGAGTATTTCTCCTCAAAGGGAGCGGTTGTGAATTATGGGATTATGCGTTCACCCAAACTTGATCAACGATTCAATCCACATATAAGCCGCCATCCTTTACAAACGAAGGCGACAGGTGCCATGCCGTCGGCTTCGTCGGCATGCTTTTCACAGCTTTGCATGCTTACGCGGACGTAAGCATGGCACTCGCTGGATTGATTCAGGTGGCACTCAATTAAGTCTCTTCGGTAGCTTTGGGAGCGTCTTGCTGCGCCGAGGCTGCTTTCCGCTTCATCAACACGATATGATTGCGGGTGATGTCGAGCATATAAACCAAATCGTTATCAGGAGAAATCGCGATCGAAACGTTGTTGCAGCCAG encodes:
- a CDS encoding PhnD/SsuA/transferrin family substrate-binding protein; this translates as MQIFFRRVTFCAALLLLNGLAGIVSAEEKPLTLVVMDPLAAPLSCPCVEGYAQRKYEHLEAFLEKQLGRSVHLLFSESLQTLKEEDLAGGTVDLIIGKDSVARYDAKLKKMTVTPLGRLTDKEGGTMQFGMIVVPQDDAAQSPADLKGYQIYFGAIDAQEKHEAAIDLLTKAGIELPKKLEISQACSDGACKILELEGPTKGAAVISSYAAPLLEGCGTIKKGDLRVIGKTKEVPFITAFATNHVSSADQQKVRDALMMVATEPELCAQLETLVGFLPVEEAEVKKK
- a CDS encoding PQQ-binding-like beta-propeller repeat protein, with protein sequence MPDALPAKPQLIWKTLLPSGGLGGIAANDKYVILGHRDFSDFQDVFHCLDAATGKSLWKIEYLAVDGLDYGQSPRATPCIVADRVIFLGAMGDLHCVQLETGKILWHHNLKSMFAVKADMPWGYCGSPLIVGDKVVVQAGGKEASLVAFDLQTGEVVWQTAGAAPSYGSLNIGQLGGRWQIVGHDVTTLGGWDAATGKRLWSLTPPIEGDFNVPTPLILDGKLLIATENNGTRLYQFQADGTIDPTPVMQNKKLTPDMSTPVVVGNRLLCVNRFLYCLDVANQLKELSRQRDKALGDYAAMIADEQRVLIFGDGEILLVDATKDACPILARQKISDTKVDVFSHPALVGDRLFLRNGPVLQCWSLADEAAANSSQSESVSPTLP